The Nymphaea colorata isolate Beijing-Zhang1983 chromosome 11, ASM883128v2, whole genome shotgun sequence genome includes the window AATTAAACATTGCTTTAGATATGAAAACAAAGACATCTCGACAGGTTCGACAGGTACAAAGTGCTGCATCTTGGCCACGAATTAAACCTTAGAAAGATAAACTATACATTTCATCAAGGAAAAGTAAACTATACATTTCATCAAGGAAAAGCTTAACCCTCGAGTACTACCACCATGAATataatcttcattttcatttcaacaGGTCTAGGCGCAGCAGCTTTCAGCGGCATTTTTCTGTTAGTATGTTTATTGTTCTACCTCATTCGTTCTCTTTTCCAACCCCATCCACCGGTAAAAGTAGAGAAGTTCTTAGTTGATTACCAAACTCTTACAACCATTAGATACACATACAATGACATAATCAAGATGACAAAGAAGTTCAAGCATAAAGTTGGGCAGGGTGGCTATGGCAGCGTCTTTCAGGGATGGTTGCCCAATGGCACAGTAGTGGCCGTAAAGCTAATCGAAAAATCACATAACGACGGGGAAGAATTTTGTAATGAAGTTGTCACCATTGGCAGGATCCACCATGTCAATGTGGTTCGCCTTCTTGGCTTTTGCGTTGAAGGGTCTCGAAGAGCACTTGTATATGAATTCATGTCAAATGGTTCACTTGAGAAGTTTACAAACACCACAGATGTAGGACAGTGCTTGTTAAGGGAAAGGTTATATGATATAGCACTAGGAATTGCTAGGGGAATTGAATATCTACATCAAGGCTGCGATCAAAGAATCATCCACTTCGACATTAAGCCGCATAACATTCTTCTAGACCACGACTTTACACCAAAGATTTCTGATTTTGGCCTAGCAAAATCATTTTGTAAGGAGCGAAACAGTGTAACTATTACAGAAGGCAAAGGCACAATCGGTTATATTGCTCCCGAGTTATTTTATGGCAATTCCAGGCATGTGTCGCATAAATCTGATGTTTATAGCTTTGGAATGCTACTGATGGCAATGGTtgggttgaaagaaaaaattggtcCAGCTGATGGATCTTCTAGTGAAGCGTATTTTCCTCAGTGGATTCATGACACTATTTCTAATGATCAGAAGTTTGAAGGCAttggagaagatgaagatgaaatggtACGGAATGTAGCCACTATAGCCTTGTGGTGCATACAATGGAGTCCGATTGATAGGCCATGTATGAAGGAAGTTGTCAGGATGTTTGGGGTAGCACATCAAACTTGACAATGCCTCCCAAACATTTTTGCCCTGCAATTCAACCCGACTACATGATTGAAGCTCTTGACTCTTCATCTCTACATACTCCGGTTACTAGTTTGGAACTTTAAGAAGTTtgggaagatgaaaaaatgattGGCAGCATTTACTCTGAACTCTTCACCAGTTTGTGCAATATTTTGCCAAGGTATACATGATATTTTGTGATACTTTCCCGAATCAAATATTTCGCTTCCCTTTTAACATTgagaaatattttgaactttttgcgGGTCCAGAATTCATTTGTCAAACAGTAGCAATTCatttatgaaacagtaacattTTCATTCTTATTGATTAATGAACTACAATGAAGGAATCTTGTTATAAAATTACTCCAATTTCAAACGTATGACTACTAATATTACTAGAGTACAGAAATTTAAACATTAGGTAATTAGTAAGAATTCATGTATTGTTCAGATCTAGTGAGAGTTGTAATTAGTTGCTATTAGTGTCAATGACTGACTTGAATGATCCTCCTTGTTAGAAATTAATTAGGTGTTCTAATCATTTCATGATACTTTACACGTCGTAcctcaaattttaaactttcttttcttttttaatgtttacttggaCGAAACGGCTTTCAACATGAAACCCTTAAGTttcatttgataaatttggatttaagatcagaggtTGCATGACAAGTGTGACTTAGTAGATCCTCAGTTTGGATCTCAATAGCATGGACTTAAAATCCATGCCACATGTTAAAAACCACATAGTTAAGGTTGCATTAAGGGGAGGGTGGGGGAGGGAGGTCCAATTTCAAATCTATGGAATTGAAATcctaaggatctcaaatcacgACCAGTTTTAGATctgtggtgaaacaaacacaaccttgaaaggtgtttgatagccttgaatttgaaatccaaggtGATATGAAATCATTGAGAATCTCATATCCATGGGTTTAagattgctctctctctctctctctctctccctttccacAAAAAATCCAACCTCAAATATGAGATTTTAGCcacaaactaaggatcttaaatccTCTTAGTGGTAAAATCTAGTGTTTGTTTACATTGTTGGATGCACATAAAGTGGAGACTATATTGGTATCAAATATGAGATCTGAAGTTATTAGACACACCTTCAAGGCCATACACTCATGTACGTACTTCAACTCGAGTGTCACACTTTGGTTTTGTTTCTTATAattttgaaccttttttttttttaaataggataagactttcaaatttggtttgaGATCATACCTAGTCAATATCTTCCTCTTTGCAAGGGGCCATTATCACAGGAAATTGCGATAAATTCTCCATCTAGCACAGTTGATCAAATACTTCTGCGCCCGATAAACTCACATTTATATATCCGAATTGGAGGTAAAAGGATTAAGCCTGTAGTTTTCGATATGAAGTAGGCCATCGACAAGGTCGAGTCTGGTTTAACCAAGTTTAAGCTGCCCAGGTTTGTTTGGATCTCCAAATGTGTTCGGAGTTCTAATCCTAATGCATGCCTTGAGCCCATCTCTGCACATGGATGGCACACTGGACTTTCACAGGGATCCGAATCGCCAATCTGGATCTCTCACCAAGGTAATATTCGAACCATATCGTTCTTTCACTGGGGACTCATCAGATCAGATCTCTATACCCTTAAAAAACCACTCTATTGAAGTTCAAATCTAAGGCCGTCCTGTATATCCTCCATATTCAATGTGATCTCTATAACAGAAATGTTCATTTCTGGTATAATACAACACTAATTGGTCCTATTAAGAGTTTTGGAGCACAACACTTCTTCAGTTTGCATTAAAGATTTGATTTATTCTAGACAGTGCGGAATTTAGACAACTCTTGTTAACATCCTGAAGTTTGTTGACCCTTGACCACGAACCACCCATCCTTTTTATTGCAACGTCTGCCTAACTCAGaattaaaaacaataataagAGAACAAAATCACCTCTTTTCCCAACAAGACTTTAAAGAATTAagctatttttattttcaaaaacattgcaattttttttttttttttggctcatagcacccaatctctctctctatctctcttgtatatttcatttttttattttatttttgtggtttgttcttgtatttaGGAGACTTATTGTCcgtaaattttgttatgcattctcattttattggcacactctctctctcccacgaTCTTTATGGCATAATGACAAATAATGTCTTTAAGTTTTAGTCGTtaggtttttctcaagtataatatgttgaacttgaaaaaagtggaaaaaatacattaaatttttaataattttaaaaaactaaaataaagaaaaaataaaataagtgagaaactaaaaacacaaacatcacaagataagtagatttacaacaaataaaaaatagaaaatgaaaaaacaaaaagtgtttggcattaaaaacaaaaaaaacgaaaaaagtgaaaaacaaaagtaaaaactaaaaatgtgtttttcgtttttaacgtttttttgagttttaaatggtcatttaatttatcacgttcTTTTCactataaattaaaaaaagatgtgttttttggGTTGAAAGAAGTAATTGTTTCCCCTGATGGACCTTCTAGTGAAGATTGTTTTCTTCTCGGGATTGATTCATGAGACACTTGCTGTGAATAATAAATTTGAAGGCATTGGAGAAGGACATGATGAAATTGTAGGAAAGGTAGCCACTATAGCCTTGTGGTGCATAAAATGGAAACCAATCCTTTTTTACCCGTGGATTGAAGTAGATGACTCTCCTTCTGCATCAGAATGTTCTGGGTTATTACTTTGAAATTGGAAGAAgctttggaattaaaaaaaaataataatttggcAGAAATAATTTTATAACCAGTTTGTGGAATCTATGTGTGCACTATTTTGAGGTCTGATGATCTCATATCCATGTTTCCTTCATTTCAAAACTCTCGTTTCAAAGATGTAAGTAACACAACAGAAATACTCCAAGACGAACTAATACTTGACGttaaaattcagtttttcaTGTGGCGTCTTGGGAATTACAAATTAAGTTATTTAAGCTACGTATTATCGGCCGGTTTCCAGCCGGTCGTTTGAAAGCcaactaaagagatgaattgaAGTTGGCCGGATCATTGAAAATACATGAGCGGACCAAACCtcataagaaataaaaaatgaacgtTTTATAAACTTATTGGACGCCCTTTTTGtcgctctctgtctctctttctttaacaCGCAACACACGGACGCAcccgcacgcacacacacagaggcTTGTAATCGTGCGACTTGTCAGATTCTTAGAATCAGTGAAAAAAATTTCCCCTCCACCttattccagaaattttttccatggcaaaaaaaatccatggcataagagagagagaggtaaaaaaaaattccatggtTAGATTTGAGTTGTTTTTAGGTGTTAATGGTATGTTTTTTagagtttaaaatttaatccaaaaaaaattgtcatgtttatgaaacacttaaaatattttttcgaGTTACCAAATACAACTTGAgtgagttgaaaaaaaatttgttccaTCCTTATTCCAGGATTTTTTCCATGGTAAAAAAGTGCATGGATTTTCGGGTTGGGCTGGGCTGGGTTGGGACTCGAGATatcgggctgggctgggccgggccggaATCCGGGATatcgggctgggcccgggcTCGGATTTCGAGCCCGACAGGCCGACCTGGGCtggcccgacccgatgcccacccctaatgGATTTATTTTATGGGTGCATGAAACGCACCCtaaatgtttgaactttgaagaaattttgaCAATTGTTTTGGCTTTCAAAGGttatcacttttatatttttgtaaaagttttgtactatttaaaattttgtaaaactttataaatgtttttttccttttaaaaactctcatttttttaCAAGTTTAACAACCATCCAAACTTCATTTTTAACTAATTTGACAtatttcaatgcaaacattTGCACATactaactttttttctttctacaaaaTTCAACGTGTACATGCTTCCTAAACCTCTCAACTTTTGCTAGCAAcatgttaaagttttttaaattttcaaaattttaatacatttttcaatttttaaaaattttgcaaatgttGTTTAAAGCTTGTGTTTGTACGATGGTCACAAAACTTAGTTCTTAAAAGTAAGTGAATATCCTAGTCCCCTTAcatttttccacaaaaaatgTTATTGGCTGTGTTcttcaaaattgcaaaaataaaatttgattttgccAAATGACTTTTTTAAACAACATCATctaaatgttattttatattgaTTCTTTTAAACTTCATCAAGTGTTACTTTATTTagattttcaaaccatttctaaTTTTATCAAAATCACAACTTTAACAAGTCCTATAAACTCAAAACCATTctaacttgaaattttcaaaattttcaatgttcaattttttgaagcattgcactatttgaaaattgaaatttatcTGAGTTTGATAAAGTTTTTATAGTTTTACGAAACTCTTGCATTTCCAActatttttaatttacaaaaaacaCAACTTTTGTAAGTTTCGTAAAATCATGAACATTTCAAAAGCTTAACAcactcattaattttttaaaattttattagtaTGGTTTAGAATCCATAACATTTTTACAGTTTTGAgagatttttgtaattgtttaagCTTTCCTAAACTAATATTTTATCAAAGTTTATGCTAAAATTCTTCACACTACTTGGAAAAATGTTAAATCTAACAATTACTTTTGttttacgattttttttttcatgttatacAAACACTTCAAactttttgaagaatttgacaAATTCCTACTAAACTTTTGTAAACACTTTTAGATTGTATTTTAATAAACTCAAAACTTTCATAAGGTTTACAAACTTATATTTTTCACATATAAGCTTTCATACTAttgtcatttcaatttttttcttgttttatgaACTTGTTGCCGTTCTTACACTTTCATGGGAGATGCAAACTTTTGGACTAACGTGACaaattttaatgttaattttttttagcattttcaAACTATTTTAATTTACATGGTTCACAACTTTAGtaagcttttaaaatttgacattctttaatatttgaaaaataatcataTATTGCTTCTAACTCATATAGTTTCTGAACTTTTTAAGCAATTTTGGCAATGATTGTGGCTTTTATAAATAACACATTTGTAAAACAGTAGCTTGTGGCCACCG containing:
- the LOC116263827 gene encoding rust resistance kinase Lr10-like, encoding MSFRGVRFFLLPALVIDLLLASTVVSYLNSMNFCSSPFNCSNSTPILFPFSSLNSSCGFNLISCNGNVTKIRLFDSDFIVKRITYLDRSIEVRYPAAYETKLCSSPQNFTLSGRLLTSGIRVFGVNLTFFKCNSANDWLLRPPSSWKRKDCADGSLLYYYYSPQEQIKLPLNIHRLNCSMYEIPAGVEESVSANLSAILSGGFFLRWSFDCLECNTSGGKCVFGEDDAPACYCKDGSVNHKNCSDGSSSKSAGRTGKWKTITGLGAAAFSGIFLLVCLLFYLIRSLFQPHPPVKVEKFLVDYQTLTTIRYTYNDIIKMTKKFKHKVGQGGYGSVFQGWLPNGTVVAVKLIEKSHNDGEEFCNEVVTIGRIHHVNVVRLLGFCVEGSRRALVYEFMSNGSLEKFTNTTDVGQCLLRERLYDIALGIARGIEYLHQGCDQRIIHFDIKPHNILLDHDFTPKISDFGLAKSFCKERNSVTITEGKGTIGYIAPELFYGNSRHVSHKSDVYSFGMLLMAMVGLKEKIGPADGSSSEAYFPQWIHDTISNDQKFEGIGEDEDEMVRNVATIALWCIQWSPIDRPCMKEVVRMFGVAHQT